The following are encoded together in the Mumia sp. Pv4-285 genome:
- a CDS encoding proline--tRNA ligase, with product MVTRMSRLFLRTLREDPADAEVPSHRLLVRAGYVRRAAPGIYSWLPLGLRVLRKIETVVREEMDRMGAQEVSFPALLPKEPYEATGRWVEYGDNIFRLQDRRGTDMLLGPTHEEMFTLLVKDLYSSYKDLPLSIYQIQTKYRDEARPRAGLLRGREFIMKDSYSFDVTDDGLRRSYADHRDAYIRIFDRLGLDYVIVQAVSGAMGGSASEEFLATAANGEDTYVRSPGGYAANVEAVTTVAPAPLDDAAIAALPPAHVEETPDTPTIETLVALANERFPRADRPWTAADTLKNVVVWVRQPDGTREVLVVGIPGDREVDLKRLEAQLAPGEIEPFEEGDFAKHPALVRGYIGPEALGEESDSGIRFLTDPRVVAGSAWLTGANQPGKHVFDLVCGRDFTPDGTIEAAEVRPGDPAPDGSGPLELARGIEMGHVFQLGRKYADALGLQVLDANGKLVTVTMGSYGVGVSRAVAAIVENSHDEAGIVWPAEVAPYDVHLVATGKDAEIFDAAANLAEELEAAGVEVLYDDRPKVSPGVKFKDAELIGVPTIVVVGRGLAEGVVEVKDRKTGVRENVPLDDVVAQLAAR from the coding sequence GTGGTCACCCGCATGTCTCGTCTCTTCCTCCGCACGCTTCGCGAGGACCCGGCGGACGCGGAGGTGCCGTCGCACCGGCTCCTGGTCCGCGCCGGCTACGTCCGTCGCGCTGCACCCGGCATCTACTCGTGGCTGCCGCTGGGGCTGCGGGTGCTGCGCAAGATCGAGACGGTCGTCCGCGAGGAGATGGATCGGATGGGCGCGCAGGAGGTCTCGTTCCCCGCGCTGCTCCCCAAGGAGCCGTACGAGGCGACCGGGCGCTGGGTGGAGTACGGCGACAACATCTTCCGGCTCCAGGACCGCCGTGGCACCGACATGCTGCTCGGACCTACGCACGAGGAGATGTTCACCCTCCTCGTCAAGGACCTCTACTCGTCCTACAAGGACCTGCCGCTGTCGATCTACCAGATCCAGACCAAGTACCGCGACGAAGCACGGCCGCGCGCAGGCCTGCTGCGCGGCCGCGAGTTCATCATGAAGGACTCCTACTCCTTCGATGTGACCGACGACGGCCTGCGACGCTCGTACGCCGACCACCGTGACGCCTACATCCGGATCTTCGACCGGCTCGGCCTCGACTACGTCATCGTGCAGGCAGTGTCCGGTGCGATGGGCGGCTCGGCAAGCGAGGAGTTCCTCGCGACGGCGGCCAACGGCGAGGACACCTACGTACGCTCTCCCGGCGGCTACGCGGCCAACGTCGAGGCGGTCACCACGGTCGCACCGGCACCGCTCGACGACGCCGCGATCGCTGCGCTGCCTCCCGCCCATGTCGAGGAGACCCCCGACACCCCGACGATCGAGACGCTGGTCGCGCTGGCCAACGAGCGGTTCCCTCGTGCGGACCGTCCCTGGACCGCCGCAGACACGCTGAAGAACGTCGTGGTGTGGGTGCGCCAGCCCGACGGCACCCGCGAGGTGCTCGTCGTCGGCATCCCGGGCGACCGCGAGGTCGACCTGAAGCGTCTCGAGGCGCAGCTGGCACCCGGCGAGATCGAGCCCTTCGAGGAGGGTGACTTCGCGAAGCACCCGGCCCTCGTGCGCGGCTACATCGGCCCCGAGGCGCTGGGGGAGGAGTCGGACTCCGGCATCCGCTTCCTCACCGACCCGCGGGTGGTCGCAGGGTCGGCCTGGTTGACCGGCGCCAACCAGCCCGGCAAGCACGTGTTCGACCTCGTCTGCGGACGCGACTTCACCCCGGACGGCACGATCGAGGCCGCCGAGGTACGCCCTGGCGACCCCGCTCCCGACGGCTCCGGCCCGTTGGAGCTGGCGCGCGGCATCGAGATGGGCCACGTCTTCCAGCTCGGCCGCAAGTACGCCGACGCGCTCGGCCTCCAGGTGCTCGACGCGAACGGCAAGCTGGTCACGGTCACGATGGGTTCGTACGGCGTCGGAGTGTCGCGTGCCGTCGCCGCCATCGTCGAGAACAGCCACGACGAGGCGGGCATCGTGTGGCCGGCCGAGGTGGCGCCGTACGACGTGCACCTGGTCGCGACCGGCAAGGACGCCGAGATCTTCGACGCGGCGGCGAACCTGGCCGAGGAGCTCGAGGCGGCCGGCGTCGAGGTGCTGTACGACGACCGTCCGAAGGTCTCGCCCGGTGTGAAGTTCAAGGACGCCGAGCTGATCGGGGTCCCCACGATCGTGGTCGTCGGGCGCGGTCTTGCCGAGGGTGTCGTCGAGGTCAAGGACCGCAAGACCGGCGTGCGCGAGAACGTCCCGCTCGACGACGTCGTCGCGCAGCTCGCCGCACGCTGA
- a CDS encoding DoxX family protein yields MARPARDVTALAALLGVAGVAHFVRPRPFERIVPKALPAKRELVYASGVAELVCAAGLVHPKTRKAAGYLSTALLVAVFPANVQMAADVSRSRRASTAYKVGTIARLPLQLPLIRISWRATRDLG; encoded by the coding sequence ATGGCCCGACCTGCCCGTGACGTGACCGCGCTCGCCGCCCTCCTCGGAGTCGCCGGTGTCGCCCACTTCGTACGGCCGCGACCGTTCGAGCGGATCGTCCCGAAGGCGCTGCCGGCCAAGCGTGAGCTGGTCTACGCGAGCGGAGTCGCCGAGCTGGTGTGTGCGGCCGGGCTGGTCCACCCGAAGACGCGGAAGGCCGCCGGCTACCTGTCGACCGCGCTGCTGGTCGCGGTCTTCCCGGCCAACGTGCAGATGGCCGCGGACGTCTCCCGCAGCCGTCGGGCGTCGACGGCGTACAAGGTCGGGACGATCGCTCGCCTGCCGCTCCAGCTGCCTCTGATCCGGATCTCGTGGAGGGCGACCCGCGACCTGGGCTAG
- a CDS encoding GNAT family N-acetyltransferase: protein MLSTAAGVRVLREDDLPALQVLIDRDPIVNLFVDHRAASTRLAPRWLGGEMWGYFEDDALISACHVAANMVPVAATEGAVAAFAERARLTGRLSSSIVGPRVAAVGLWERLEEPWGPARSLRLNQPFLQIADAPLVAPDPRLRAVLMDEVDILYPASVAMFEEEVGESPELPGRNSYRARVTQLVARGWAYAIIEDGEVLFKAEVGSASTKGCQIQGVYVAPHLRGSGLGTAGMAAVVERARREVAPVVSLYVNDYNHAARTVYERVGFVQTETFASVLF, encoded by the coding sequence GTGCTCAGCACGGCAGCAGGCGTCCGCGTCCTGCGCGAGGACGATCTCCCCGCGCTGCAGGTGCTGATCGACCGCGACCCGATCGTCAACCTCTTCGTCGACCACCGAGCCGCCAGCACCCGGCTCGCCCCGCGCTGGCTCGGCGGTGAGATGTGGGGCTACTTCGAGGACGACGCGCTGATCTCCGCCTGCCACGTCGCGGCCAACATGGTGCCGGTCGCGGCGACTGAGGGCGCCGTGGCGGCCTTCGCCGAGCGCGCGCGACTCACCGGCCGTCTCTCCTCGTCGATCGTCGGGCCTCGCGTCGCCGCGGTCGGGCTCTGGGAGCGGCTCGAGGAGCCGTGGGGCCCCGCCCGTTCGCTGCGCCTGAACCAGCCCTTCCTCCAGATCGCCGACGCGCCCCTCGTCGCGCCGGACCCGAGGCTTCGGGCCGTCCTCATGGACGAGGTGGACATCCTCTATCCCGCGAGCGTCGCGATGTTCGAGGAGGAGGTCGGTGAGAGTCCCGAGCTTCCCGGCCGCAACAGCTACCGCGCACGGGTCACGCAGCTCGTCGCGCGCGGCTGGGCGTACGCGATCATCGAGGACGGCGAGGTCCTCTTCAAGGCCGAGGTCGGCTCGGCCTCGACGAAGGGCTGCCAGATCCAGGGCGTGTACGTCGCTCCGCACCTTCGCGGCAGCGGTCTCGGGACCGCGGGGATGGCCGCGGTCGTGGAGCGCGCACGCCGCGAGGTGGCGCCGGTGGTCTCGCTGTACGTGAACGACTACAACCATGCCGCCCGGACCGTGTACGAACGCGTCGGCTTCGTCCAGACCGAGACGTTCGCGTCGGTCCTGTTCTGA